The Rhodobacter sp. CZR27 genome includes a window with the following:
- a CDS encoding enoyl-CoA hydratase: protein MAYETLIVEIEDYVALIRLNRPDALNALNSRMMSELAEALGSADRNDKVRCIVITGSDKAFAAGADIKEMAGQGFVDVFGNDFFTAESEAILRVRKPIIAGVAGYALGGGCELAMMCDFIIAADTAKFGQPEINLGVVAGLGGTQRLTRFVGKSKSMDMHLTGRFMDATEAERCGLVSRVVPAKNLMEEVMKAAAKISEKSLLTAMAVKEAVNRSYETTLREGVLFERRLFHALFATEDQKEGMAAFLEKRTPQFRDK, encoded by the coding sequence ATGGCCTACGAGACTCTGATCGTCGAGATCGAGGATTACGTGGCGCTGATCCGGCTCAACCGCCCGGATGCGCTCAATGCGCTCAACAGCAGGATGATGTCCGAACTGGCCGAGGCGCTGGGCTCGGCCGACCGCAACGACAAGGTGCGCTGCATCGTCATCACAGGGTCCGACAAGGCTTTCGCCGCGGGGGCCGACATCAAGGAGATGGCCGGGCAGGGCTTTGTCGACGTGTTCGGCAACGACTTCTTCACCGCGGAATCCGAGGCGATCCTGCGGGTGCGCAAGCCGATCATCGCCGGCGTCGCGGGCTATGCCCTCGGCGGCGGCTGCGAGCTGGCGATGATGTGCGACTTCATCATCGCCGCCGACACCGCCAAGTTCGGCCAGCCCGAGATCAACCTCGGCGTGGTCGCGGGGCTGGGCGGGACGCAGCGCCTGACGCGCTTCGTCGGCAAGTCGAAGTCGATGGACATGCACCTGACGGGCCGCTTCATGGACGCGACGGAAGCCGAGCGCTGCGGCCTCGTGAGCCGCGTCGTGCCGGCCAAGAACCTCATGGAAGAGGTGATGAAGGCCGCAGCCAAGATCTCGGAGAAGTCGCTTCTGACCGCGATGGCGGTGAAGGAGGCGGTCAACCGCAGCTACGAGACCACGCTGCGCGAAGGCGTGCTGTTCGAGCGGCGGCTGTTCCACGCCCTCTTCGCCACCGAGGACCAGAAGGAGGGAATGGCGGCCTTCCTCGAGAAGCGGACGCCGCAGTTCCGCGACAAGTAA